gcatagccagatcaggacctaacataaggacaactcagagtatgctattctattcttctgaaatagactacatttgcttcatatcatgtttctttagacctgtctaaaataaatcatggattcattgtgaaggtgtaggctatattacatggattcattgtgatggtgtaggctatattacatggattcattgtgaaggtgtaggctatattacatggatttattgtgatggtgtaggctatattacatggattaattgtgaaggtgtaggctatattacatggatttattagactttttaaaatataGATGTTCTAAAGGTCTGCATCattggcttgtaggctatgcgtggaaaccaggagatgctaaatgtgtttatgttaaataACAGTCAGTTAACATGAGACCGGCAGCTATTTGCGTGACATTCACCAGTTTACTAAATTgtatgactgccacagccctaatcccaacccatactactagtaatacaaacCGATTATCATAGCTAGCCACCacgcatgaatctgcaggtagctaaagctaaccaactaggttcaatgttagctagctagccaacattaggctataactagcaatgcaaatggatttctgagatacaaataatattactaaagaGATCAtgcatgtaatgttagctagggagccagccagctaacattagctagctagctaacagtatgctttaacttgcaatgaaaatgactATCTGACAAacttagaaacgtgtaatatctgaaaatgtagctaccTAGACTCATACCCGTATGCATgtatgcttctccctctctgtcacagatgccatggttggCCTTAGTCCAGAGATTTTCGACTCCCTCCGAAAGCAATCAAACACTataattttctccatctcctttgcTATCATATTCTGCTTACACCGGGCATTCCACTTATTTCAAAACTCAGGCAAGTTCTTCCGTGATAACAACACAAATTCAGGGCAGAAATGTTGAGAGCACTGTAGTAACACTTTTGCAGTTTTTattgatatctttcaaaaaagctgcaGGAAAAAGtattatctacacatactgagcagctcatgttatagaccgAAGCATGcaacatggcagaccaatctgaactcgtCTCTCGGCAAGTCCAACCCATCCATCCGGTCAAAAGCAGTGTACTATATGGGGAAatggtgtgccatttgggatgcactcagAGGAGAGAAGTCACCATTAAAAGTACAGATGGGAGGTCTGTGGCTGCCTCTAGCTCCTGCTCTAATCAAATGGCAGGCAAGCAGTGtgacagctagctagctccctGTAATTCCCTGCTGTCTAGAAAGCCTCTGTCTCTCAGAAGAATAAACACCTTGCTGTTTCATGCCCTCTTTCTGTCATGTCAAGGACATCACTTGTTTACTGTCTATCACAGGTCATTAGACTAGACAACATGGATAAGCTTATTAAATGAGTGACCTTGTTTGTTAGTGTATGCCTGTGTGCATCTTCTTTCCACGTGTCTGGGCTGGTTGTCCCTCTAATGATGATACTAAatgctggagtgtgtcagcatgTCTAGAGACCTGTTTAGTCCAGAATACAGGATATTGTGCCCATATATGGactgtagccatttgattacatcACATCCAACTCAATCGCAACTCAGACAACTCTTTACCTTACCGGAAGGAACAGCAGTTTCCATGGAAACAGCTGAATGAGAaaggtaaagacagagagggagatggggaggagggagctgTGAGAGAGATATACTGACCTATTGTTGTGTTCCTCACTAAACTCCTTGATTGCAGGAGGTAATGTGGCCTTAGATACAGGTGAAATGGGGGGTAGAGTGTAGGTTGGAGGGAGGTGTGTAATGGCATTGGGGTGTATTGTGTGGGAGAGACTAGGGTATCATTACACAGTGAATGAGACTGCTTTGCTGTGACGGGAAGCACTAGGAAACGATGTGATTTAGGTTTGTGATGCTTAATGACATAGAAAGCATCCTGTGATCAGTATGATGCTTGCTATTCAGTGGCATCATCTGCCTTTTTGATTGACAGAGGCTAATGCCCCCTGCTACTGAAGTCAAAGGTTTATCTTTAGAAAGTCTCTGCTGTATAGTGACAGGATTTAGTCCCTGCACCATGGCAACGGTTGCCACTGCCTTTGCCCTCGCCCCCTGTCCTTTTAATTGGCCAGTTGTTTGCACTTGTGGCATCCTTTTATTAGAAAGGTCTGTCGGCTGTCACTCAACAACAGACTGGCTGTGAAACACTGGTGACAGGAAGTCTGTCAGAGGAACATgtcaagcctctctctccctctctctctcttccctctctccctcctttcctccatctctccctatctcccttcttccctctctccctccctcgtcctctGCGTCTTGATGAAACAAGTGTGTGAGGATATTGTGACGGAGCAAGCAAGTGTTCATCTTGAAAATAGCAGTGACAAGAAACGTGGTTGTCACAGACGCAGCAACAGAAACCCCTCACTTAGCCATccagtgtagagtgtgtgtgtgtgtgtgtgtgtgtgtgtgtgtgtgtgtgtgtgtgtgtgtgtgtgtgtgtgtgtgtgtgtgtgtgtgtgtgtgtgtgtgtgtgtgtgtgtgtgtctcggagTCTGTGTACACTGTGCTGAGACattgggagaagagagagagacagagatagagaaagagtgtGTATGAGGGGAAGGGAAAACATAAATAAATTGAGAATGACCTATATTGTTGAATTCCACTGCCAGACAGTTCAGCACAGATCTTCAGACGTTCAGTTCAGCACATCCCATCATTCCAAAAAGACTTGCCACTAAAACCCAGCCACAACACTGTGTCTACAGTagcatgcgtgtgtatgtgttcatgtgtgtTATCATCATTTACATTTAAATGAAAATGGCGGTGTACACAAGTGAATGATTGCTTATGACTTTCATTTTAGAACAATTACATTGGCTTCTGCTCAAAGAGAGTTCAGTCAGTGCCTCTGCTCTGCTCAAATCGGTGAGTGATTACTTAGCTCTGTGATGGGTGAGTGAACACCATGGGTCTATCACAGGAGGAGAGATTACACAGACCATTGCTAAGGGGTCTCTAATCTGAGAGTGCATACCAACAACAGTAGGTGAGCAATTTACTAAGTAACAATGTAGACGGGACTCTGTTCAGGAACTGGATCAGTGAAACTGTTTGCTCCTGGATCAAGCAGTTGGCTATCAGAATGAGGTTTCCTGCCAGGATCAGACTAATCAGCAGTCATATAATATGAATTAGAGTATTAATGGAGTATCAATGAGGCTGCATGGAAAATGGCAGGCCAAAACAGTCCAGTTGGTAAATATCAGAAGGCTCTGCAATATTTGTAAtgcagtgtaatgtgtgtgtgtgtgtgtgtgtgtgtgtgtgtgtgtgtgtgtgtgtgtgtcggcatgTTTACCATTGTCATAGGGGATTTCTGATGTGACCTTGTGTCAGACTTTGGGTTTTAAAGTATGAATGACATTGTTTATTATGCTACAgaactgtctactgtctacctgCCATGGTGGCACCTCACCAGAGTCTTTCATGCTTTGCAGACCGTGAGTACTGTTTTTAGTTTGACTAATCAGTTGAAGGCAACAAGATGTCTGACCAATGCTCCACCGAGATAAGAGAAAGGCTCCAAGAAATTTccagaaaaaatatatttttaatggtTCTGTCAATCAATTCAAATCCATACTATAATAGGAGTGTGACCACACCAGCCTGGAGAGTTTGAAATTGGTAAAATTTAAGATCTGgtgtctctgtcttccttctaCCCCCCgccccctcactccctcaccaCTTCCCAAGGGCACTTGACGGAGGCACCTGTGATCAGCCCTATTAATAGCCATtttacagagaggacagagagagacttgtCTTGAATGTCTTGAAAACAGGGCTGAATTATGTACCTGAAGCAGGACCATAGCCTTATCCGTTATGGGAGCGTCTCAGTCATCAATAGGAACAGCAGGGTCATCTAGCAATAAAAGGCAAACGTTGACGCCTGACATTCCCTCTTGTGGGTTGCTGGTTTGGGCTTTGGTAATGAGTGCCTGGGGACCTGAGCCAGTGTCGTCAGTATTCTGCAGCTCAGGCCCTGACAAGCCCAGTCAGTGAGACAGATGATAGCTGTGCATCATCTTATGTGTACATAAGATACATAAGGTCAGACACTCAATGAACCCCTGATTAACTGCCCTGatgcacacacatgcgcacacacacaaacacacacacacacgcacgcacgcacgcacacacacacacacacacacacacacacacacacacacactaattcatTAATGAAGTTCCATGGATGGCAGggaagtttgctgatgacatcaAGGCCTAATGTCATTGTAAGCCCTGATAACTGTGATGTGTGCAGCCAGCCATGGTTGGTTGTGTTGATACTTACCACTGTGGGCGCTAAACCACCGGGGTGCAATGTGCAGGGGCAAGGTGTCTGCCAACGACCCTCGGGAGCCCAGATAGAGCATACCATCCGTGTGAGGCCCGCTGCCCGTTTCCTGGTAGCCGTTACCATGGGTGGCGTTAGTGCCAGACCCCCCTCCAGCCCTGTCCGAGTCTGTTCCTCTGGGGGTATAAAAACCAAAGGGCACCGTAGGACTATGTTCTATGCCCATCCCAGCCACAGAACTCACTGAGCGGCTGCGTAACCCCATAGTGCCACTTGGTCGGTAGTGCCCAAAGTGGGCCGAGGGTGCCACTGCGCTGTCATCCGCCGAGACACCGTGAAAAGCACCCCGGGGCCGCCCTGCCGTACTCTGCTTGCCCCCCATCCAAATCGCCCGATAAAATTGGGTGGGGGCTGTTGAAACGGGGCTCCGCAGAGAGTCGAGAGCCGTCACTGGAATCGCCCCCGACACGCCTGTCTGCAGTGCACTTGATCGCCTCTTGCCAGGGACAAAACGGCAGCTTTAAAAAATCCCGGTTGTCAAGTCTGACTAAAGCAGCTGTGTATAACAGACGCAACAGCCCATTTCCCTGACAGGAACATGAGCGACTCGAATGTTTTGATTCAGCTCAACAGAGAAAAACGATCATTTATAGGAGGATGATGTCAAATGAATGACAGAAAAACAACTCCCTTTGATGAAGATAAGCAAAACGCAAAACGTTTTCCCCTCACAACGAATGACAGGACAGCCTGCTCCAAATCACAACAGGGATGATGACAAGCACAAAGCGCAACAACGGTTCCGACAGTCGCGCTTCCCTGCAGTAGGCTAGGCTACCCCCCTTTAATGTTATTATTTTGTCTTGAAGACTGGTTCAGCTGATCATAACCATATCCATGACAACTgttgctgtctgtctgccagtctgtcttTCCAACGACATACGTGTGTCCGGGTCCGCTTGTTCTCCGGTTCCCGGAGATTTGGGTCAATGTATGCCGCTCCCCTGCATTCTCATATCCGCGCGCTCGCTCTCACTCCTTGCTGCTGGTAGACAATGGAGGCGTTCAGTGCGCATACTCGGATTAACAATGTAACGCGTGTGAATAGGGAATATACAGTAGTCTATATATATTCTTaatcaaattaaattaaaatattgTCCTAATTGTCTGTTTATCTTTTAGAAATCCAATGAAGGCGCATGTCTGGCTCTCCCCAGGCTACCAAGTCAGACGAACGCAGTGTGAGCAGAGGACAGAGATTGATATGAGCTAGTAACGTTGTCATAACCAAGTTAACATGCAGATGGCACagcattcatatttttttttatgctGAATTATTGAGATTGTTGACAAATGACAATTAACAGCCTAAAGGTATTTCCCCCAAATAGGCCTACTGGTTATTGGCATGAATTTATCACGCAATTATCATACAACTGTTTATTACTGGTTCTTAAActataaataaaaaaagaataaaCACTATTAACCATTGACAAACCCTTTATAAACCGTACGTAAATTATTACTGCCGCTATTTGCTATTAATGAGAAAACTATTATTCATGCATGCATCAAAGTTGAAAGACAAATGATATACCATGAACAcatcgtgtgtgtgtggaatgtatCAGTATGATGAGGATGATCTCTTGGATTTAGGCTAATGAGCAGGTTTGAGTGACAGCACAGTCGGGAGTGACAGACACCTGTCACTCCCATTCACTCCTGCAAAATAAAGCCAGTCTAATGCACAGATTCTCTGATTCTCATATCTGAGGTCAAATAACCCAATTCAGGACATCACTGTTGATGTATAGTCATTGCTGCTGcattaaacatacacacacacagacatactgtacaggcacacgcacacacacacacacacacacacacacacacacacacacacacacacacacacacacacacacacacacacacacacacacacacacacacacacacacacactaattaaaatgccaatctggccctcataccttCATGGACACTTAATCCACAGCTTCCTATTGGCTCATTCAatcatcccttctcctctcccttgtaATTACtgcccaggtcattgctgtaaatgagtaCCGgtatgtgttctcagtcaacgtaCCTGTTaaaataagagtaaaataaatcaaaacaaTTAGGGAAATCTACCAACTGCTTTTTAAGAAGGGGCAATTCCATGGTAGCAGAATGATGCTGAGACTCGAATtctttcactttaaaatgtatgtcaaaatgcagatacaaagtttggtaacagaatcaTGGCACAAAGAGCACACCCATCATTATGTTACCGATCTTTgaatctgcactgttcttcaagtgATTTTGTAAAATcttctgtggaaattgttaaaagtagtccttgtttatagagttgtatggtttgtttaaccttgcaatcattgttttttgtttgacatacatttaaaGTGAGAAATCTGAGTCTGAGGATCATTCTGTTATCATGGAACGGCTCAAAGGTAGCCCAATGGGCCGCAAGATGGTGCTATTATTCATTTGAAGTTGTTTGTCATAGGGTTGTTGACAATattctgttgttttttttgcttGTCAAAATTATAATACAATTTGTTTTTTATTCCCAAAATTATACTAGCATACTCCTGTCTGAACATACATGAATAAAATCATTTAAAACACTACACCAGAGAGCatcatttagccacagaggatcagtAGCTGCTAAGAAATAGCTGTGGAAAACATTTTATAGTAAACACTTACTGTCATGAAGGCTGCAATTTGGGCAGGGCTTGCCAAATATAGAACAGCTTGTTGCATTGTGGCCATAGTCATATAATCCATAGAAGGATTTTGGAACCTTTAACCCCGGCACTTTGACTGTTAAACTGATGTTTACCCTAGAAATGGTTGCCAATCCTGTTTGGAATGGAAACTGCATCtatggattatatttctatgtttggttGTGGCTGTCAATTAGTTTTTTGCAAATTTCAAAATACAATCACGAGAAAATCATAGCCGtacagtttggaaagcaaatgcctGCTGCTGAAAATGAATTACAAATCTGTCTGTAGAAGCTAACTACAATTTTTTTGAGTGATTCTGAGCGAACAGCGCTGTTTTTCAAAGTAGCTTATTTTAAGATAGGCTATTGATTTGCACGAGCGCATCGGCCATGACAGGTGAGTAGCCTAGGGTTCATcttcatcattgggtgagtcagtgtcaCTGGAAAGTCTATTTTGTAGCCTACTGCAAcctataatatatactgtatatgtatttttACTGAGTAtagcaaacattaggaacactttccaaatattgagtttccctcagaacagcttcaattcgtcagggacatggactttacaaggtgtcgaaagtgttccacagggatcctGGCCCATGACTACaaggcttcccacagttgtatcaagttggctggatgtcctttgggtggtggaccattcttgatacacactggaaaatgttgagcgtgaaaaaaacagcagcattgcagttcttgacacaaaccaatgCCCCTGGCAATTtttaccataccccattcaaaggcacttaaatattttgtcttgcccattcacgctctgaatggcacacatacaccatcaaatcaaatcaagctttatttatacagcacatttcagacatggaatgcaacgcaATGTGATTTACAGGAAAAAACGaataaaaaacaatgaaaataaaagcgaaaactttactacacaacaaacataagataATAAATAATTTACTGACACAAACTGAACTAAAAAACACCCTAAGGAAAATCACTGTTTTAAGATGTCTTTTAaatactgtatatccacagtttCAGCCCctctcaggttctctggcaggctattccagagacTGGgcgcataataactaaaggctgcctctccatgcctcttggtcctaggcatTGAGATAGTTAAAAGgcctttgcagcctgaatggaggaTGTTTTATGTACGAGCCAGTCCATAGGGGACGCTAATGTATTACTGGCTGGGCTGACTGCGTCAATACCAACAGGTATTACAACATCAGGAAAATTACGCCCTCTAGGGGTCTCGGCGCTAGCTCAAAAGCGACCTTGGGCCCTCCACTGGATAAATGACTAATTGCAAATGAAATCACTCACCTCCACTGAAACTTTTATTGTTGTTGCAAAGGAATACAAGTCACCTAAGATAAACATGCTGTCTACTCTATCTTCAGAATTTAATATCGAGAATGTGTTTAATGAGACAGGTGAGCCTATTTATTCTGTGAAAATGAAGCAAGTctgctatatattttttaaaggattAAGCTAAGCACGTCTCTCATGTGCTCTTCTCATAATACCACGTAACTACAGGTCAAATGTTTACAAAGCTCTCTATTTTATCCAATTGTTTTGACTG
This window of the Oncorhynchus clarkii lewisi isolate Uvic-CL-2024 chromosome 1, UVic_Ocla_1.0, whole genome shotgun sequence genome carries:
- the LOC139387610 gene encoding E3 ubiquitin-protein ligase znrf1-like, with the protein product MGGKQSTAGRPRGAFHGVSADDSAVAPSAHFGHYRPSGTMGLRSRSVSSVAGMGIEHSPTVPFGFYTPRGTDSDRAGGGSGTNATHGNGYQETGSGPHTDGMLYLGSRGSLADTLPLHIAPRWFSAHSGFKCPVCSKSVASNEMEVHFIMCLSKPRLSYNDDVLARDAGECVICLEELQQGNTIARLPCLCIYHKSCIDSWFEINRSCPEHPSD